GTACGAACCGTTGTCTGATGAGACCCTTGATACAGTCGTTACCTCGGCGAAGACCCTATCCAACACTCTTGATCGAATGGAACGCTTGATCGATGACTTGCTCGTATTGGCCCGACAGGGCCAAGCAATCGATAGCCGTGAGGTGGTGTCACTGGCAGCCATCGTTGAGAACTGTTGGGAGATGGTCGACCACAAGAACGCGGCGCTGGTCGTTGACGATGACCTTACTTTCGCAGTCGATCCTGACCGTCTCCAACAACTCTTTGAGAACCTGTTTCGCAACGCCATCGAACACGGGGGTGACGACGTGACGATCCGGGTCGGTGCTCTCGAAAATAATGGTTTCTACGTCGAAGACGACGGCCCGGGCATCCCCGAGGAAAAACGCGAAGCCGTCTTCGATTCTGGGTTTACAACGAACCGCGACGGAACCGGCTTCGGGCTCGCAATCGTCAAGGAAATTGTTGAGGCCCACGGCTGGACTGTCTCGGTGGCTGACAGCGACGAAGGGGGTGCACGCTTTGAGGTAACGGACATCGAGACCAAGCACTCAGACGAATAATGGACTCACTCATCTACCGACTAACCTGGATTGCTATACTTAGTCTCTAAGTAGAGCAATCTGTTCTGCTGGTCTCGTTCTCTTTCTGTTGGTGATGTGTGTGTCGACCTCAACCGATCACCTCGCTTGTCAAGTGGCTTTGTTTCCAACGTTAGTACTATCTACTAACGAGAGTTGTTCGTCAGCCAGATTGGCTCTGATTGGCTGTCGACCATATGCATAAGCAGATATCACAATCGACGAAACTGTCCCGTAGCTATCGCCACCGAAAGACACAGTATTCTGTGCTCACATAGTATTCTGTATGCCGACTATCACTGTCAACGTCGATGATGAACTCAAAGAGCGGATGGAGAACCACCCTGAGATCAATTGGAGTGAGGTAACTCGACAAGCAATCTCTGAGAAAATCAAGAAGCTTGAATTGATGGATGAGCTCACAGTAGATAGTGAACTAGGAGATGAGGATGTGGATGAAATAGCTGCGAAAATCAACGGCAGCGCACGCCAGCGCCTTGAAGAAGAGTCGGAGTAGACTACCGAATGAAACTGGTTGTAGATGCGAATGTCGTTATCTCAGCTCTCATCTCAGATTCAAAAACACGGGAACTCATCGTTACGCTAGAGCCTGATCTTCTGACGCCAGAAGTTGTTCACGATGAGATAGAACGCTACGAGGATCTCATCGTCGAGAAGTCAGGAATGGACCTAGACCGGGTACGACAGTTTATCGATCTACTGTTTGATCATATTGAGACAGTGCCCGCAAGCGAATTCTATCAGCATATCGATCAGGCCGATAGTGCAATTGGTGAGGCTGATCCAGATGATGTTCTGTATGTTGCTTGTGCTCTTGGCTGTGAAGCAGCAATTTGGAGTGATGATTCAGATTTCAACGAACAGGACCTCGTCTCGGTGTTTACCACCGGTGAGGTTATTGGGTCGTTTGACACTGTCTGAGTAGAGAGTTCGTATGTAGAGCGATTTCTCTGAGCCTGAACTAATATCAGTCACAGGTGGGTGCTGTCGACCGGAGTTTCGAACTACTAGGCAATACTTTAAGTCACTCCATCTCACAAGCTAAGCCAACAGCTAAGGAAAATAAATAACCGAGAAGGCAGCTGGTTGGACACCTACTGCTTCTTCTCGGATGAATATAAGCGTTTGCCTTCAGTGAGCCACTGCTGTATCTCTCACTACGTGTTGTGTGAGGAACATAGTGCAACTGCAACAGATATGTCAAAATACACAAGATCAACGGTAGAAACCGACGTTAATCTCACCACAAGCCGATAGTTATGACTCACCAGAATTGTTCCAAACGAAAATCCGGGGCCAAAGTTCCTACGCTCGATCCCGGATTTCGTTTCGTAGTATCCCGAAGCGGATCAGTGGATATGATCCTACGAGGAGCGTGTGACGGTATGCTCCTACCAGTAAGGTCGACGTTCGGGTTCAAATTCCTTTCGGCCCTTACTGGTTGTAGGTCGATCTCCACAGAGTCCGCTTCACCATACGGCGGGCTCCATGCACTCAGAACCCAATAATCAAGATCGACACCCCGATATTCGGCAGGTTGCGCCTGATGGATCACTTTCGACAGCTGGCATCCTTGTCAGTGATGTCTCTCCAAGAATTACTGAGTGGGTTCCAGGGCTGCTCGACGAACTCCTCCCAAGCAGTGTTCGAACTCTTCGAGAATACATTGCTCACACTGATCCAGGAATCCTCTCGGACGGGCGATACGGTTCGCTGGTGGGCAAAATGCAGGCCGATACCTTGGGGGTCACGCATCGAGAATGGGGGTCGACGACCGACACGTGGAGTGATGATGAGGCTGAAGCCGTCGAATACCTCCATTCGCTATTTAATCGCGCTGTCAAGTACCACGATCAGTCGACCGACGAACTATCGAACTACCACCAGCAGCGTGAGAAAAATATCGACACTGCACTGACCAAGATCGGGACTGGCAAAGGTCCACTCAACGGTGGCCTCGAAGCACTCGCTAAAGGCCCCGTTGCACTTCACAGTGAGTTCGACGAGGCTCCACAGCCCATTACGCTCATCCTCGATGGGCAGTCCTGGACGGACCTCGACGACCGGTCAACTGGTGTACGGGCTCTCGCTGCAATTGCAGTCCTCGGGTCA
This genomic stretch from Halorubrum lacusprofundi ATCC 49239 harbors:
- a CDS encoding PIN domain-containing protein; translated protein: MKLVVDANVVISALISDSKTRELIVTLEPDLLTPEVVHDEIERYEDLIVEKSGMDLDRVRQFIDLLFDHIETVPASEFYQHIDQADSAIGEADPDDVLYVACALGCEAAIWSDDSDFNEQDLVSVFTTGEVIGSFDTV